Below is a window of Halomicrobium mukohataei DSM 12286 DNA.
CGACGGGAGTCCGGCGGCGACCGCTGCCGTCGAACACGGGCTCGACCTGGCGGCCGCGCTGGACGGGACGCCACACGCGCTTTCAGTCGCCGAGTCGGGCTCGGTCCTCGGACTGGGTGGTGACGGAAGCAACCCTCAGTCCGCCGCCGAGACGGCCGTCGAGAACGTCGAGCCGATGGCGAGCGAGCGCGACATCGGTACGCTCGTGACGGCCGTCGAACACGGGTCGCCACACGAGGCGATCACGGCGTACGTCGACGCGAACGATATCGACGCGATCGTGATGGGAACGACGGGAACGCGGGGGATCGGCGAGATGCTCCTGGGCACCGTCGCGGAGCTGGTCGTCCGGACGGCACCGGTACCGGTGATCACTGTCACGGCCGAGGAGTGACCGGCGGCGGCCTAGTCGACGAACTCGTCCTGGACGCTCGACTGGCTGAAGTACGCGGCAAAGCGGACGCCGATCAGGCTCACGAGGATCCCACCGAGAATGAACACCGCGAGCCGCGGGCCTCGCTCCAGCGTGACGGCCTCGATCAGCACCGGGCCGATCGTCGCCGGTCCGATCTGGAACTGGCCGATGGCGCCGGCCCGTTCGAGGAAGTACTCGGAGAACCCTCGGACGACCAGTCCGACGGCGATCGTCCCGAACGGGAGATTGACGTACGCCGAGCGGATGGAGTCGCGCTGCATGAGTTCGTCGATGAGCCGGCCGGTTGCGGCCGCGAGTGCCGCCGCCGTGAACCACGGCACGCCGTCGAACGCGAAGCGCATGGCGTGGATGAACGCGCTCTGGTCGCCGGTCGACCGCACGCCCAGCGCACCCACGAAGACGCCGACCAGCGCCAGGCCGGCGGCGACCACGTAGGTGACCAGCGACACGCGCCCGGAGTACAGCGCCGCCTGGATCTCGCCGGGGAGCCGCGAGAGATACTCGTCGATCCCTAGCCCCTTGTAGATGAGGAACGCGCCGACGGCGGCCGCGATGGCCCCGACGGCGAAGGTGGGCGACGTGACCAACAAGAGCAAGGGGAGCGCGATCAGTGCGATCCCCAGCGGGACGAGGACGGTCTTTCGCAGTTCCTCGTCGGCGAGGAACTGCTTGAGCAGGTAGTACGTCGATTCGATGTCGCGGGCCTGCCGGACGACCACGCGGTCGACCGCGTCGACGCGCAGGCGACTCTCGATGATCGGGACCAGCCGCTCGTCCTCCGCGCTGTCGACGACGACGACCGCGGAGTCGGGATCGTGGACCTCGACCAGCTCGTCGACCTGTCTGGCGACGCTCCGGTCGGCGCTGACGCCGTCGCCGCGGTCGCCGACCACCGTCACGATGGCGTCGTCGCCGTCGGCTTCGAGGTCGTTGGTCACCCGCAGCCCTTCCAGCATCGTGTTGACGCGGCTGTCTTCCGGGTCCGCGAGGCCGACCTCGGTCACGAGTGCCTCGACGGCGTCGTAGCCCGCGACCGGGAGCGATGTGTCTGGCGGAAACGTCCCCCCGCGGTCGATACAGACCACCAGCGTCGTCACGTACGTCTGGTCACGTCGCCCGGATAAAAATCCTCGCCAGGGCGACGGCCTACCGACGGAACGAGAGCCCGTCGAGATCGCCGTCGAACGCGCTCGCGACACCGGCCCCGAGCGCGAAGGCGGCCGTCTGAGCACCGGTCTGGAGCCTGCCGGCCAGCCCGCGGGACGGCTCGAACGCCTCGACGGTGACCGGCTCGCCCAGTTGCTCCTCTAGCTTCGCCTCGACGTCCCGCCGCGTCCCGATCTCGTCGACCAGCCCCAGCTCGTGGGCCTCGCTGCCGAGGAAGATCCGGGCCTCGGTGTCGCGGATCTCGGCGGCGTCCAGTTCCCGCCCCTCGGCGACGGTGTCGACGAACTGCTCGTAGTAGTCGTCGACGATCGACTGGAGATACTCGCGTTCCTCCTGCTCGAACTCCTTGAGTGGGGTCCCGGCGTCTTTGAACGTGCCCGCGGTGAACTGTTCGTAGGAGAGTCCGACCCGGTCTGCGAGCTCCTTGGCGTTGACTCGCGAGCCGATGACGCCGATCGAGCCGACGATGCTCCCCTCGCGCGCCCAGAGCTCGTCACAGCCGGCGGCGATGTCGTACCCGCCGGAGGCACACACGTCCGTCGCGTAGCCGACGGTGGGGCCGTCGAAGCGCTCGGCGGCCAGCCGGATGTCCTCGCTGGGAACGATCTCGCCGCCGGGCGTGTTCAGCTCGACGAGCAGCGCGTCGACCGCGCTGTCGTCGTCGGCGCGCTCGATCTGTTCGACGATGTCCTCGGCACGCGCACCGACCGGCGGACTGGCAAGCGAGCCGCCGCCGTCGCGACTGATCGGCCCCTCGACAGCAACCTCGGCGACGTTGTAGCCGGGCAGGATCGAACCGGCGAGCGAGCCACCGAGCTTGACGCCAGCCACGACCGCGACGACGACGAACACCACACCGAGGAGATCGGCGAGGCTCCCCGGCAGGACGTAGAACGCGAGCCAGCCGACGACCCCCACTACGACCGTGACAGCGGCGACGAGCGACAGTCGCCCGACCGTGCGTGTCGTCGACATGGTCACTGGAACATCCCGAGCGGCTTCGCGCTCGTGGACTCGTCGTTTGCCTGCTGCATCTGTGCAGCCAGGTCCGCCTTCGCCTCGCTGATCTCCTCGGCGTGCTCGACCAGTGCCTCAGTGTCGATGTCGATTCCCGCGAGGGGCTGGACGCCATCTTCCAGGACGACGCGGGCCGCCGCCGGATCCGGGAACTGCTTGTCGGCATCGACGACGAGCCCGACGCTGTCGAGGCCCTGACGCTGTGCGGCGTAGAGCAGGGCACCGGTCGGGCCGGTGACCGCGCCGTCGATCGTCGGCGCGCCGATGTCGGCCGCAGAGAGCAGCGCCTTCCCGTCACCGGTCCCGACACCGTACATCGACGCCGTCCCCTCGCGCTTGGCCGGCATCCCGCTGAGGTAGATCGGCGTCACGTCGTTGTCGGCCAGCCAGCCCGTCAAGCAGGTAGCGAACTCGTCGGCGGTGCTCGGCGAGACCGGCGCGTCGCTCTGGAGGACGAGCAGATCCCGCTCCGCGTCGGCGTAGAGCCTGACCGGCGGCTTGAGCTGCTGGTCGCCCTGTCGGTAGACGGCGATCTCCGGGAGCCCGTCGCAGTGGATCGAGGCGTACTCGGTCATCTCGAAGGTCTCGACCAGGTGATCGGCCGCGATCTTGCCGACCAGCCCGACCCCCGGAAGCCCCTCGACGAGCGTCGGCGATTCCAGCGCGAGGTCGTCACGGTGGACTGCAATGTGTGCCATACCCGAATACAGCGCGTCCGTGGAGTTAACAGTCGGGGGCGGCCGTCGACTCGGCGATCGCCTCGGCCGCCCAGAGCGACCCACTCCGAAACAGACAAGCGTGCGACCGCTATACGCACCGCCAATGGACGTTCTGGAGCGGTACGAACCGCTGATCGATGATTTTTCGGCGTTCCGCGACGCCTGCGCGCGCCCGCTCCCGCCGGTCGTTCGAGTCAACACGCTCAAGACGACCGTCGACCGGGCCATCCGGGCGCTGCGAGACGAGGGCATCACCGTCGAACGGACCGACTGGCACGAGGGGCTCCTGGAACTGCCCGACGATCAGCCGGGGGCGAACTGGCCGTACTTCCACGGCTGGATCTACGGACAGGAAGAAGTCTCGGCCGTGCCCGTCCGCGTCCTCGGTCCAGAGCCCGGCGAGCGGATCTGGGACGCCTGTGCCGCGCCGGGGAGCAAGACCTCACAGATCGCGGCCCGACAGGGCGACGACGGCGTCGTCGTGGCGACCGACTCCAACCTCGGCCGCCTCTCGGCGCTGCGGACCAACACCGAACAGCTGGGCATCACCAGCGTCGCCGTCACCCACGAGGACGCCCGCAACCACTCGCTGAAGCCGTTCGGGGACGACGACAGTGCCGAGTACGACCGCGCGCTCGTGGACGTGCCCTGTTCGTGCGAGGGGACGGTCCGCAAGAACCCGGACACGCTCGACGAGTGGACCCTCGAACACGTCGAGGGCATCGCCGGTGTCCAGAAGGGCGTGCTCCGGCGCGCGATCCAGACCACGAAGCCCGGCGGGACGGTCGTCTACTCGACGTGTACGTTCGCGCCCGAGGAGAACGAGGCGGTGCTCGACTACGCGCTCGAAACGGAGGCGTGCCGACTCGTCCCCTTCGAGATCCCGCTGGCCTCGACGGGCGGCGTCACGGAGTGGCAGGGCGAATCCTACGACGACAGCGTCCGGCAGGCCCACCGGATCTACCCCCACCACAACGACACCGGCGGGTTCTTCTGCGCGAAACTGGAGGTCACAGCATGACCCACGGCGACGTGACCTTCGACCGGGTGCCGGCCGACGACGCGGCCCGCGAGGACCCCGACGCGCCGACGCGCGAGGAGATTCTGGACTACTGGCCCGACCGGTTCGCCATTCCCCGCGAGGTGTTCGAACCCTACACCTTCTGGGAGCGTGGCAACGGCAAGATCTGGCTGTTCCGCGGCGAGGCACCCGACACGGTCCCCATCCAGGGGCTCGGCATGACGTTCCTGCGCACTCGCCAGGAGTTCTGGAAGCCGACGACCGACGCCGTCCAGCGCTTTGGCGGCCACGCGAGCGAGAACGTCCTCCACCTCGACCGGGACGCCGCCCGCGCCTTCGTCGCGGGCGAGGACCAGGAGATCGAGTGGGACGGCGACTGGGGCTATCTCATCGTCACCCACGACATCGCCGGGGCGACCGAACCCCTCGGCGTCGGCCTGTACACCTACGGCGAACTCAAGACACAGGTCGCCAAGGGTCGCCAGCGAGAGCTGTAACGGACGGTTTACTGGGGTCGTCGCTCGACTGCTGCACACCACAATCCACCAGATGACCGAGATGGATTCATGTTAGAAGCTGTTTCGGGCTAGTATTAAGTAGGTGGGGCCACATGGTTGAACTGACGCGTCAGCGTCCGTAATCAGAGCATCACCCCGTCCAAAGAGAGATGCCCTGATTACGCCGAAAACCGAGCAATGAAACTCACTCGGGCTGCGTTGGCAGCGAGCTAACGTATGTGTCGGTCCGATTTAGGGGTTTGGTTGCTCCAGCGAGAGGCTTCACTATGAACCGACCAAGCACACGACCCGACATCCGGCCGACGTTGAACTGGATCGAACGATCACACATCCGTGACGAGAAGGCGGACGTGAAGACAGACGAAGACAGGCAAAACAACTAAATCGATTTCTCCTCTCTCCAAACATGCCCGTAGTACAGTCGAATTTTCAGTCGGACGCTGGTGCCGTTGAAGCATGTTCGAAGCTGTTGCGGGCACTGCTGTTTCAGCTGGACCCTTTTGGGTTCATATTCATCATCACCACGATTACATTTATATAGAATCGTTCGGTTGTGAGTATCACAATGACACAAAATGACACGAAGTAGGGAGTACAACGGATGCGAGTGATCGCACATCTGCAAGCACGTGCCGATACGGCGTACGACGCGACGTATCACCACAAGCTTCGAGGGCGTCTCTGGGACGCTCTCGACGGGACGGCGTACGAGTCGCTGCACGACGAGAACCGTCCGAAGGGGTTCACGTACTCGAACCCGTTTCCGCCGGGAAACATGCGCGAGGGCGACGAGAAGACGTTGCTCGTCGCCTCGCCACACGAAGAGTTACTCGCCCACGTCGCGGCCGACCTCAAACTCGACCGCGAGCTGAACATCGGGGAGATGCCCTTCCACGTCGACGCGGTCAACGGGCTGGCGACCGACGTGGGCGAACCGGGCACGTCGGGGACGATCGAGACCGGAACGGGGGTCCTGGTCCGGATTCCGCCGTGGCGGTTCGAGGAGTACGGCATCGACACCGACCACGACGAGGCCGAGTTTTGGCGGCCGGAGCACACGATGGAGCCGTTCCGGAACCAGATCGAGAACAACCTCGACAAGAAACACGGACTGTTCTGTCAGGAGTACCAGCCCGGGCCGTCGGAGACCGACGGCGATCTGTTCGAGGGCGCGGATCTGATCAAGACGTTCTCGATTCCGGTGACGGTCACGCAGGGCCAGCGCGAGACGTGGGTGTTGAGCAAGTGGCGATTCGACTACACCGTCCGCGACGACCACCACCGCCGCCACCTGAATCTGGCGCTGGACACCGGGCTCGGCGAGCGCAACTCGCTGGGCTTCGGATTCGTCAACATCACCGAGAAGGACGGTCGCCAGCCCGGAACGGAGGACATCGATGCTTGATCCCGACGAGTTCTACGATGAGTATCCGCCCGAGAAGCTCGAAGACGAGCTCCCCGAGCGACCGATCTCGTCGCTGCGGGACATCCAGCACCTCTACGGGCGACTCTACACGCTGGCGACGGCCGGCGGCGGCGACTACGCGGCCTATCTGACGCCCGATCAGGCCAACGATCTGATCGGGACAGAGGAGAGCCTGATCGCCGTCTGCGTCGATCTGTCCGGAGAGCGGCCGACGCTCGACGCGGAGGAACCCGTCCGGGTGACCCAGTACACCGACGACCTGGTACAGCGGGTCGCTCACTGCAAGTACAACGCGGCGCGGGGGATCGACCACAGCGTCACGCACCGCTCCGGACGCAACAGCGATCCCGAGAAACTGGCCCGGTACGCCTGCGAGCGGCTGACGAAGTGGGCGACCGACGACGTGGTCCAGAGCATCGCAGACGATCACCCCGACGGCGACGTGATCCGCGGACTGGCGACCGTCGGCGAGGACGAGAACGCCCTCGACAGGATTCGAGAGGCCGTCCAGACCGAGCTCGGCGGTTCGACGACAGCGCTCCTCACCGTGCAGGTGCGCCGGGAGGAGGGCGGCGAGTACGAGTGGCCGGGACAGATTTCCGTGTTCGACGAAGCGATGCGTGCGCGGAAGCTCTCGAAGCTCGTCTCGAAGGGGCAGGCGACGAACTCTGCCGGCGAGGCGACGGATCTCGTCAGCGGCGAACGGACGCGAACCGTCGGCACCGCCGAGGATCCGCTCAACTACTTCCTGGGCAAGCAAATGGAGAAGTTCCCGGGGCTGGATCCCGACGAGGCCTGGCGGAGCCACCCCATCTCCGAGGACGGCGCGGTCACGCTGATGAACGCCGAGGAGTTCGTCGACGCCTGTTCCTACCGGACGTTCAACGCCGACGTGTATTACCTCCCGTACTTCCTCGGACGACCGACGCCCGAAGAGACGTACAAGCTGTACGCGGCACTCCACAGAGTCACACGGGACGACGACATGAATCCGGTTCAGGCGCTCTACGACGAGTTCGGCGACCACGAGGCGGCGCCCGAGGGGCGACTGCGCTTCTACGTCGCGGCGGTGATGAAACACCAGATGTCCCGATTCGACGTGTACGGCGAGACGCTGAACGGCCGGATCCACTACCCGACCGAGGTCGGGCAGCGACACGAGCAGGTGACCGGCAGCTGGGTCTTCGACGAGGACGACGCCAGGAACGGAGGTCGGACGCCGCCGATGCCCTCCCACGAAGAGTGGGCGCTCACTAATTACCAGCGGTTTCGAGAGATGGTCGCGTCGGGTGCCTATCTCTACGGCACCTTCCCGTTCACCGACGAGGACACCGACGCGACGGTCGACGACGAGCGAATCGACGTTCACGTCTCGATCCTTGCCGGCGATCCCGTCCCGCGGAACCAACTGGTCAGCGCCTACGTCGATCGATTGCTCGACCGTGACGGTGACGAAGTCCCCGAACTCCTGATCGCCTCCCAGTTCGCACAGCTGTGCGCGCTGGAAAACGCCGGCCTCGTGACGACGGACGCCGGCGAGACCGAACCGACGCTGATCGACGGCCCCGATTACGACACTATGGAACCAGAACACGCGCGAACCGACGGCGGCACTGCTGCCCTCGATCGCACCGAGAAACTCGAATCGTTCATCGAACAGACGGACGGACTGGACGACGCCGAACGGAAGGGAGCATTCCTGCTCGGCACGCTCGTCGGCCAGGTCGGCACCTACCAGCAGGGGTATCACGATCGATCGACGACCGTCATCGACCAGTACCCGATCAAGTCGATGACCAAGACGAAGATCAAGCGCATCACCCAAGAGGTGATCGACAAAGACGTAGTCTACTCCCGGGAGATGGCCAAGAAAGGGTCGGAGATCAATTCGACGATGTACAAGGAAGTTACGAACGCCATCGTCGAGACCATGGCCGAAAGCGATCCGTCGGACTGGGAGATCAGCACCGACGATCTGCGCTTCTACTACGCCCTGGGACTGACCTACGGAATGAACGACCGATCGACTAACGAGAACGACGCTGCCGACGACGAAACCTCAGAAACCAATGAGTGAACACTATCCCACCGTTTCGAACAGGTCCGAAATCGTCTTCGCGTACGACGCGGTCGACGCGAACCCCAACGGCAATCCGCTGAGCGGCGCGAACCGACCGCGTATCGACCCCCACACCGATCAGGCGATCGTCACCGACGTTCGCCTCAAGCGCTACCTCCGCGATCAGCTACAGGACGACGGTCACGGCGTCTACATTCGCAACGTCAAGGAAGACGACGGCGATCAGGCGACCCGCGAGGACCTCCTCGAAGACCGTCTCAAGGACATCGACCTCGACGACGTGGACGAAGCCGACATCGAAAACGCCGTCTTCGGTCAGTTCCTCGAAAACAGCGCCGACGTTCGCTACTTCGGCGCGACGATGAGCATCGATATGGACGATGAGAAGGTCGACCACCTCCCGGATCACTTCACCGGTCCCGTCCAGTTCTCGCCGGGCAAGTCGCTCCACCGAGTCATGGAAAACGAGGAGTACAACAGCCTCACAAGCGTCATCGCGACCGGCGACGACAAGGCACAGGGCGGGTTCGATCTCGACGACCACCGGATCCAGTACGCGTTCATCGGGTTCCACGGACTCGTCGACGAGCACGGGGCCGAAGGCACGCTCCTGACGGATGGGGACGTGCGGCGACTGGACACGCTGTGCTGGCGCGCGCTGAAGAACCAGACGATCAGCCGGAGCAAGGTCGGACAGGAGCCCCGGCTCTACCTCAGAGTCGAGTACGCCGACGAGAGCTTCCATCTCGGCGGGCTCGATCAGGACATCGATCTCGACAGTTCGGAATCCGCTCCCGTCGAGGAAATTCGCAACGTCCGAGACATCTGTGTCGACGTGTCGGCGCTGCTCGAACGGCTCGACGCGGCGTCCGACCGGATCGACACCGTCCACGTCGTCGCCAGCGACGTTCTCGAACTCTCCGTCGACGGTGAGACGGGCGGTCCGGAGTTCCTCTACGACGCCCTCGAATCGAGGGTCGGTAGCGAATCCGTCCGCGAGATCGACGTGTACGAGGACGCGAAGGCGACGATGCCGGAGGAGTGATCCGTGTCCGAGCACGCACCGACTGCGTCGGGGCTTCCCGACGGCGCTGAGACGTGCCTGTCGTTTACCGTTAGCGGCCCCTGGGGGCACTTCCGGCGCATCGAGGGTAACATCGTGAAACAGACCTATCGGGTCATTCCCCGGACCACCGTCGCCGGCCTGATCGCCGCGATGCTGGGGATCGAACGCGACGGCTACTACGACCTGTTCGCGCCGGGCGAGTCGCTCGTCGCCATCGAACCGACGAGCGAACTGCGGACGATGAAGCTCCCGATGAACACGCTCTCGACGGCCGACGAGCATATGGCGTCGCTGAACCCGCGCGGGAAGCTCTCGATCAAGCTTCCAGATCCGTCCAAGCCCCGCCAGCAGCACAACTACGAGGTCCTGGTGGAGCCGGCCTATCGAATCGACGTGTGGCTCGCCGACGACGAGCGGTACGACCGGCTCCGCTCGCTACTCGAATCGGGAGAGTCGTACTACGTCCCGAGTCTCGGTCTCTCGGAGCACCTCGCGACGATCGACTACCACGGCGAGTTTCCGGTCGAGCACGGACCGGACGGTGAGACGGTCGCGATCGACTCGACCGTCCCCGAGGCGGTCGACTCGATCGTCCCCGATCCGGAGACGCGGTACCAGATCGAGCAGACACCGGCGTTCATGGAACGTGACGACGGCGGGCGCACGACCAGTGCGTTCGTCTCCTACGCCTACAATCCGGATGGTGGCTCGCTGAGAGTCGCTGACGTGTCGACGTACTCGGTCGACGACCGAGCCGTGGTGTTCACCTGATGGGGACCGAGCCGATCTCTCATCCGGCCACAGACGGCGACGAGGCGACGCGACTCCTCGACCACCTCGACGACGTGGCCGGACGGGCCGAATCTGTCGTCTCGGCGGACGCAACGACGATCGGCGGTGATCCCCTCCCCGAGATGACGGCAGTCGTCGCACGGTGTCACGACTTCGGGAAGGCGACGACGTGGTTCCAGGCGTACGTGGTCGGCGAGCGCGACGCCAGTGACCGGACGAACCACTCCCTGCTGGGTGCCTATCTCGGGTACTACGTCCTCGACCGGCTGGGATACGACAGCGAGGACTGTCTCGCGGCCCTCGTCGCCCTCGCGAAACACCACGGCCAGCTCCCCGATGTCGAGGAGTACGTCGACGGCGTTTCGCGTTTCGAGAACACGAGCGAGGCGAGCAACGAGCGCCAACGGATACTGATCGAACAGGTCGGGAACGTCGACGACCACCGCCGGCAGTTCGCGCAGTCGTTCGTCGCGGACGCGACCGACGGTAACGGGTCGTGGGAGGAGTTCGCACAGAGCATCGAGGACGAGTCCCTGTTCGACACCGTCCACGAACACGTCTCTCTGTTCGGCTTCGGCAGCGACCGCTCGGCACCGTCCGAGGAGTTCTACGGGTTGCTCCTCCAGCTCTGGAGTGGACTGGTGTTTGCCGATAAAACGGTGGCTGCCGGTATCGAGAACGGCGATCTCGACGGCTCCGAACCGGATGCCCGTCTCCTCTCGGAGTACATCGCCGACCTGGGCGGTGACACAGACGAAGACGGTCAGGCCGCCGCGCTCGATACGCTCCGTGGCGAGGCGAGAGACGACGTACTCGGCGGTGTCGAACGGTTCCGCGACTCGGAGGTATCTATAGCTACGCTGACACTACCGACCGGCATGGGGAAGACGCTGACCGGCCTCAGTGCCGCTCTGGCGCTCCGCGACGAGGGCGAACGCGTCGTCTACGCACTGCCCTTTACCTCCGTCATCGACCAGGTGGCCGACGAGCTCGCGGACGTGTTCGACACCGACGCTCGCGACGACCTGTTGACGATCCACCACCACCTGGCAGAGACGGTGACGAAGCTCGGTGATCCGGACGAGGACCCCGACGAGTACGCCCGGCTCGCGGAGATGGTCGCCGAGAGCTGGCGCTCCGGGATGACGCTCACGACGTTCGTCCAGCTCTTCGAGAGCCTCGTCGGCCCGAGCAACACCCAGTCGATGAAACTACCCGCGCTGTACGATTCCGTGATCGTGCTGGACGAACCCCAAGCACTGCCGATGCAGTGGTGGAAGCTGGTCCGGCGGATCGCGACGATCCTCACCGAGGAGTACGACGCGACGATCGTCGCCATGACGGCGACCCAGCCGAGAGCGACCGACGAGGAGACGGCGTCGCAAGCCCTGTTCGACGATGCGTTCGAACTGGTCGACGACGTCGATCGATACTTCGGCCACTTCGAACGGGTCGAGTACGACGTTCACGACTCCGTGCTCGCGTTCGACGACACCGACGCGATCGTGGACTACGAGACCGCTGGCCGGACGATCCTCGACGAGACCGGCAGATCCGAGTCGACACTCGCGATCTGTAACACCATCGACAGTGCCACTGCGCTCACGGACGCGATCGAGGAACGCGAAGCGGTCGTCGACGTTGGCCGATGTCTCGAACTGGAGCTCGACGACGGGGCTGACGTGGACGCTCTCGTCGAACGAGTCGAGTCGACCCTCAGTTCGAACGAACGGGCGCTCGTCCACCTCTCGACTCGCCTGCGCCCGCGCGATCGACTCGCGCTCGTCGAGGCGACAAAGCGCCTCACCGAGCGCGACGTTCCGGTCCTGGCGGTGTCGACACAGCTCATCGAGGCCGGCGTCGACATCAGCTTCGATCGGGTGTACCGCGATATCGCACCGATCGACAGCGTCGTCCAGGCGGCGGGTCGGTGTAATCGGTCCTTCGAGAGCGACCTCGGAACGGTGACTGTCTGGTGGCTCGCACCACCGGCGGGCACGACAACGACACCGGCACAGGCAGTCTACGACTCCGAGGGCGTCAGTACGATCTCACTGACCGCCAGGACGCTCGACGCGATCGGTGCGGACGACGGAACCGTCGCCGAACAAACGATGACTCGCGATGCCGTCGAGCACTACTACG
It encodes the following:
- a CDS encoding DUF373 family protein; this encodes MTTLVVCIDRGGTFPPDTSLPVAGYDAVEALVTEVGLADPEDSRVNTMLEGLRVTNDLEADGDDAIVTVVGDRGDGVSADRSVARQVDELVEVHDPDSAVVVVDSAEDERLVPIIESRLRVDAVDRVVVRQARDIESTYYLLKQFLADEELRKTVLVPLGIALIALPLLLLVTSPTFAVGAIAAAVGAFLIYKGLGIDEYLSRLPGEIQAALYSGRVSLVTYVVAAGLALVGVFVGALGVRSTGDQSAFIHAMRFAFDGVPWFTAAALAAATGRLIDELMQRDSIRSAYVNLPFGTIAVGLVVRGFSEYFLERAGAIGQFQIGPATIGPVLIEAVTLERGPRLAVFILGGILVSLIGVRFAAYFSQSSVQDEFVD
- the sppA gene encoding signal peptide peptidase SppA, with the translated sequence MSTTRTVGRLSLVAAVTVVVGVVGWLAFYVLPGSLADLLGVVFVVVAVVAGVKLGGSLAGSILPGYNVAEVAVEGPISRDGGGSLASPPVGARAEDIVEQIERADDDSAVDALLVELNTPGGEIVPSEDIRLAAERFDGPTVGYATDVCASGGYDIAAGCDELWAREGSIVGSIGVIGSRVNAKELADRVGLSYEQFTAGTFKDAGTPLKEFEQEEREYLQSIVDDYYEQFVDTVAEGRELDAAEIRDTEARIFLGSEAHELGLVDEIGTRRDVEAKLEEQLGEPVTVEAFEPSRGLAGRLQTGAQTAAFALGAGVASAFDGDLDGLSFRR
- a CDS encoding proteasome assembly chaperone family protein yields the protein MAHIAVHRDDLALESPTLVEGLPGVGLVGKIAADHLVETFEMTEYASIHCDGLPEIAVYRQGDQQLKPPVRLYADAERDLLVLQSDAPVSPSTADEFATCLTGWLADNDVTPIYLSGMPAKREGTASMYGVGTGDGKALLSAADIGAPTIDGAVTGPTGALLYAAQRQGLDSVGLVVDADKQFPDPAAARVVLEDGVQPLAGIDIDTEALVEHAEEISEAKADLAAQMQQANDESTSAKPLGMFQ
- a CDS encoding RsmB/NOP family class I SAM-dependent RNA methyltransferase, which codes for MDVLERYEPLIDDFSAFRDACARPLPPVVRVNTLKTTVDRAIRALRDEGITVERTDWHEGLLELPDDQPGANWPYFHGWIYGQEEVSAVPVRVLGPEPGERIWDACAAPGSKTSQIAARQGDDGVVVATDSNLGRLSALRTNTEQLGITSVAVTHEDARNHSLKPFGDDDSAEYDRALVDVPCSCEGTVRKNPDTLDEWTLEHVEGIAGVQKGVLRRAIQTTKPGGTVVYSTCTFAPEENEAVLDYALETEACRLVPFEIPLASTGGVTEWQGESYDDSVRQAHRIYPHHNDTGGFFCAKLEVTA
- a CDS encoding DUF7122 family protein: MTHGDVTFDRVPADDAAREDPDAPTREEILDYWPDRFAIPREVFEPYTFWERGNGKIWLFRGEAPDTVPIQGLGMTFLRTRQEFWKPTTDAVQRFGGHASENVLHLDRDAARAFVAGEDQEIEWDGDWGYLIVTHDIAGATEPLGVGLYTYGELKTQVAKGRQREL
- the cas6 gene encoding CRISPR-associated endoribonuclease Cas6, with translation MRVIAHLQARADTAYDATYHHKLRGRLWDALDGTAYESLHDENRPKGFTYSNPFPPGNMREGDEKTLLVASPHEELLAHVAADLKLDRELNIGEMPFHVDAVNGLATDVGEPGTSGTIETGTGVLVRIPPWRFEEYGIDTDHDEAEFWRPEHTMEPFRNQIENNLDKKHGLFCQEYQPGPSETDGDLFEGADLIKTFSIPVTVTQGQRETWVLSKWRFDYTVRDDHHRRHLNLALDTGLGERNSLGFGFVNITEKDGRQPGTEDIDA
- the cas8b gene encoding type I-B CRISPR-associated protein Cas8b/Csh1 — protein: MLDPDEFYDEYPPEKLEDELPERPISSLRDIQHLYGRLYTLATAGGGDYAAYLTPDQANDLIGTEESLIAVCVDLSGERPTLDAEEPVRVTQYTDDLVQRVAHCKYNAARGIDHSVTHRSGRNSDPEKLARYACERLTKWATDDVVQSIADDHPDGDVIRGLATVGEDENALDRIREAVQTELGGSTTALLTVQVRREEGGEYEWPGQISVFDEAMRARKLSKLVSKGQATNSAGEATDLVSGERTRTVGTAEDPLNYFLGKQMEKFPGLDPDEAWRSHPISEDGAVTLMNAEEFVDACSYRTFNADVYYLPYFLGRPTPEETYKLYAALHRVTRDDDMNPVQALYDEFGDHEAAPEGRLRFYVAAVMKHQMSRFDVYGETLNGRIHYPTEVGQRHEQVTGSWVFDEDDARNGGRTPPMPSHEEWALTNYQRFREMVASGAYLYGTFPFTDEDTDATVDDERIDVHVSILAGDPVPRNQLVSAYVDRLLDRDGDEVPELLIASQFAQLCALENAGLVTTDAGETEPTLIDGPDYDTMEPEHARTDGGTAALDRTEKLESFIEQTDGLDDAERKGAFLLGTLVGQVGTYQQGYHDRSTTVIDQYPIKSMTKTKIKRITQEVIDKDVVYSREMAKKGSEINSTMYKEVTNAIVETMAESDPSDWEISTDDLRFYYALGLTYGMNDRSTNENDAADDETSETNE
- the cas7b gene encoding type I-B CRISPR-associated protein Cas7/Csh2, with product MSEHYPTVSNRSEIVFAYDAVDANPNGNPLSGANRPRIDPHTDQAIVTDVRLKRYLRDQLQDDGHGVYIRNVKEDDGDQATREDLLEDRLKDIDLDDVDEADIENAVFGQFLENSADVRYFGATMSIDMDDEKVDHLPDHFTGPVQFSPGKSLHRVMENEEYNSLTSVIATGDDKAQGGFDLDDHRIQYAFIGFHGLVDEHGAEGTLLTDGDVRRLDTLCWRALKNQTISRSKVGQEPRLYLRVEYADESFHLGGLDQDIDLDSSESAPVEEIRNVRDICVDVSALLERLDAASDRIDTVHVVASDVLELSVDGETGGPEFLYDALESRVGSESVREIDVYEDAKATMPEE
- the cas5b gene encoding type I-B CRISPR-associated protein Cas5b — translated: MSEHAPTASGLPDGAETCLSFTVSGPWGHFRRIEGNIVKQTYRVIPRTTVAGLIAAMLGIERDGYYDLFAPGESLVAIEPTSELRTMKLPMNTLSTADEHMASLNPRGKLSIKLPDPSKPRQQHNYEVLVEPAYRIDVWLADDERYDRLRSLLESGESYYVPSLGLSEHLATIDYHGEFPVEHGPDGETVAIDSTVPEAVDSIVPDPETRYQIEQTPAFMERDDGGRTTSAFVSYAYNPDGGSLRVADVSTYSVDDRAVVFT